In Phycodurus eques isolate BA_2022a chromosome 10, UOR_Pequ_1.1, whole genome shotgun sequence, a genomic segment contains:
- the rbm5 gene encoding RNA-binding protein 5 isoform X1 yields the protein MSRKESILRISRTERSGRYGSDAPRDSSDWRDRRERDQERDRRWSDERRGDRNEGERERDRDRERDRRGSRDSPDPRERKRRNSDRSEDGYHSDGDYPDQDYRREPGDDKRSKTIMLWGLSPHVTEEDICFAIDQLEGPQPADVRLMKKKTGISRGFAFVDFYHLQDATRWMETNQKRLVIQGKSVDMHYSHPRHNYGDWLCNTCGLYNFRRRLKCFRCGATKVECEMSSNADVPETQPGGEFCGDTIILRNISPLCTVEAVMTVLAPYANLYPSNIRLIKDKQTGQNRGFAFVQLSSPLEASQLLTILQGLQPPLKLDGKTIGVDYAKSARKDLLLPDGNRISAFSVASTAIAAAQWSSSQPQPNAEGVSEYSLLHEGYTPMPQAYYQVAGPSTSQENGILGAAPCMKIVPTATGVVLSPTMQVYQPHIIGQPALQALQLAQQLEGKSQTGHLPGADAVPDATAATAATNSGQTADTATAVPDTSTYQYDESSGYYFDPQTGLYYDPNTHYYYNSQTQQYLYWDGEKQTYVPVPVDANSALTPTGANAKEGKEKKEKPKSKTAQQIAKDMERWAKSLNKQKENFRSSFQPISQEERKEAAAADAGFTLFEKKQAGVLDRIIPEMINVPEEEAATSSATTSKCGLVAAYSGDSDPEEAADGGDGGQDKLTDWKKLACLLCRRQFPNKEGLIRHQQLSDLHKKNLEVIHRSQMSEAELEELERRETELKYRDRAAERREKYGIPEPPAPKKKKYSQPTPVVNYEQPTKDGLNSDNIGNKMLQAMGWKEGKGLGRNQQGITAPIQAQLRTKGAGLGTKGSNYTLSASDTYKDAVRKAMFARFTELE from the exons atgtcacgaAAAGAATCAATACTGAG GATAAGTCGAACTGAACGGAGTGGCAGGTATGGCTCTGACGCACCCCGTGACTCTTCTGATTGGCGCGACAGACGAGAAAGGGATCAAGAGCGTGATCGCCGATGGTCGGATGAGAGACGTGGCGATCGCAatgaaggagagagagagagagatcgagATCGTGAACGTGATCGTCGAGGATCCAGAGACAGTCCAGAT CCAAGAGAGCGTAAAAGACGCAACAGTGACAGATCGGAAGATGGCTATCATTCTGATGGAGACTACCCAGATCAGGATTACAGAAGAGAACCTGGGGATGATAAGAGGAGCAAGACCATCATGCTCTGGGGTCTTTCTCCTCACGTCACTGAGGaagat ATTTGTTTTGCCATTGATCAACTGGAGGGCCCCCAGCCTGCCGATGTCAGActgatgaaaaagaaaacag GTATAAGCCGTGGTTTCGCCTTCGTGGACTTTTATCACTTGCAAGATGCTACCCGATGGATGGAGACCAATCAG AAACGTCTGGTCATCCAAGGGAAAAGTGTGGACATGCACTACAGTCATCCCAGACACAACTACGGAGACTGGCTCTGCAACACT TGTGGCCTGTACAATTTCCGGAGGCGGCTGAAGTGCTTCAGGTGTGGAGCAACCAAAGTTG AATGTGAGATGAGCAGTAATGCTGACGTCCCTGAAACTCAGCCTGGTGGAGAGTTCTGTGGTGACA CAATCATCCTTAGAAATATCTCTCCCCTGTGCACCGTGGAAGCAGTCATGACCGTCCTGGCACCATATGCTAATCTTTATCCGAGCAACATTCGCCTCATTAAGGACAAACAGACGGGCCAGAACAGAGGCTTTGCCTTTGTTCAGCTGTCTTCTCCTCtg GAGGCTTCTCAGCTGCTAACAATCTTGCAAGGACTTCAGCCTCCTCTGAAGTTGGATGGGAAAACAATTGGGGTGGATTATGCCAAGAGTGCTAGAAA GGACCTTTTACTCCCTGATGGGAATCGCATTAGTGCCTTCTCTGTTGCAAGTACAGCTATTGCTGCAGCTCAGTGGTCCTCAagtcag CCCCAGCCAAATGCAGAAGGTGTGTCCGAGTACAGCCTCTTGCACGAAGGTTACACTCCAATGCCACAG GCATACTATCAAGTTGCAGGGCCCAGCACCTCGCAGGAGAATGGGATTCTCGGAG CCGCGCCTTGTATGAAGATTGTTCCGACTGCCACTGGGGTCGTTCTCTCCCCCACCATGCAAGTCTACCAACCCCATATAATTGGCCAGCCTGCTCTTCAG GCATTGCAGCTGGCTCAACAGTTAGAGGGCAAATCTCAGACTGGACATTTACCAGGTGCTGATGCTGTGCCTGATGCAACAGCTGCCACTGCAGCTACAAACTCCGGACAAACTGCAGACACCGCCACTG CTGTTCCGGATACATCCACTTATCAGTATGATGAATCATCTGGCTATTATTTTGACCCCCAAACTGGCCTCTACTATGACCCAAACACACAC TATTACTATAACTCCCAGACTCAGCAGTATCTTTATTGGGATGGTGAGAAGCAGACATATGTACCAGTCCCAGTCGACGCAAACTCTGCACTCACTCCTACTGGTGCTAATGCTAAAGAAggaaaggagaagaaggaaaagCCCAAGAGCAAAACTGCTCAGCAG ATCGCTAAAGATATGGAACGTTGGGCTAAAAGCCTTAATAAACAGAAGGAGAACTTTAGGAGTAGCTTCCAGCCGATCAGTCAAGAGGAAAGGAAGGAGGCTGCTGCTGCCGATGCAGGCTTCACGCTTTTTGAGAAAAAG CAAGCTGGGGTTCTAGACAGAATCATTCCAGAGATGATCAATGTCCCTGAAGAGGAAGCAGCCACCAGCTCTGCCACAACCTCCAAG TGTGGCCTTGTGGCTGCCTACAGCGGAGACAGTGACCCTGAGGAAGCAGCCGACGGTGGAGATGGAGGGCAGGACAAGTTGACCGACTGGAAGAAGCTCGCCTGCTTGTTGTGTAGGAGGCAGTTTCCCAATAAAGAAGGTTTAATACGACATCAGCAACTGTCTGACCTACACAAG AAAAACCTAGAAGTTATCCACCGATCCCAAATGAGTGAAGCTGAGCTGGAGGAGTTGGAGAGAAGAGAAACGGAG TTGAAGTACAGAGACAGAGCAGCCGAGAGAAGAGAAAAGTACGGCATCCCTGAACCCCCTGCccccaaaaagaagaaatacagcCAGCCAACACCAGTCGT